Part of the Xenopus laevis strain J_2021 chromosome 2S, Xenopus_laevis_v10.1, whole genome shotgun sequence genome is shown below.
cgattttaagttcgaatcgttcgattagaagtcgaagtcatagtcgaaggtcgaagtagcccattcgatggtcgaagtagccaaaaaaaacatttcgaaattcgacgtttttttttcttctattccttcactcaaacttagtgaatgggcccctagatatctacatatacacactgatttAATGCAATATTCTGCACAGTAGATCATTTGTACAGGGTTCACTGAACATTCTCCACTTGTTCTAGTTATTTCAACAGATAGAAGTATAATATCGATCTGGACCACCATTACTGACCTTCAGCTCTAACAATCAGCCCTAACCCTCAGCCCTAACCTTCAGCTCTAACACTCATAAGCCGTCAATACTAACCATTAGTGCTAACCTTCAGCTCTAACCCTACATGGGGTTGGTTTAATCAAACATTATTAGGACTGTCAGGAAATAAGATAAAAATGATGGGTCTTGGCTGAGGCAGAAAGTGAAAGCTTGGGAAGCTTCATTAGAAGGTGGTGCATTTGTGGGCCCCATAATGAAAAAGTGAGCAATCATGCATTTGCACCAAAATATGACATCAATCAGTTGTGCCCAACCTGCAAGACATCAGATGTGATGAACTACATACAGCTACTGAAGTATAAATTTAAAATGTGTAacaattatatgtatttttcctTCTGACAGACCACGGATGTTTAGGTCTCAGGGCAAATGTCCTGCCTTCCATTTCCCAAAAACACTCCTAATGGCCTCTAACAGACACATCAGTAACAATAATTGGTCCTTTGGTACTAAATTCTTAATTCCCATTCATGTGTAATTCCATAGGTAATAGCATTGTGGCACCAAGCTGGATTATGATTGGTCTTTAATTATAACTGAAAAATTCAGCTGAGAACCCAGCACAGAACTATAAAACCCCTTACAAATTAGAGGACTCTGTGGCCAGTCAGTGGGACCACAGTAACAGATTCTATCAGTGAGTATTTTGCGTTTCCAGCAGTTTCATTACAATTACTGATTTCATTGATGATTCCCTGGGATTGTTCCACAAATTATACAGTAAATTTcatttgttcttctttaaatgtaAAATCTCAGCTAAATGAGAACCAAGGGCTCTGTCCATAAATGCAGAAAAGGAAAAGCTCATCGGTGCATTAtacaacctatatatatatatatatcctctggtCATGTCTTCTTTTTCCTGATCTGGAATGTTCTAGGCAATGAGACTCACTAAATAGGGGAAATGATGATGGGTTTGGTGTTGTTATGAATGTTGAACTAAAATGTTGTAtgtaaaatgcatataaattatAGATTGACATTTTCTCAACTTCTTCTTGGTATTTGACTAATGGAGATATTAGGTGGTCAGTGTTCTGTGGTCAATGGTCtgtacagttattttgttagtgaTTGTTCCTGATCGATGCATTTAGGGTCAGATTAAGGGCCCAAGAGTCCTACAAGTTCGCATGGATCTCTCATCCTCATGAAATTAGTAAATGATTTTCCTGCTGGTAGAAGAGACAGCCACACTAAGCAGAAAGCGATATATCTCTTTGACTTTCAAGCTTTTCCACATACCTACATTGTGCTGCAGACACTATTTTTATAAGTGGTCCTAAAACTTTTACACAATAAGTGCCCTAATTTATCAAATCTGGATGTCTGGCCACATCCTTGCTCATGACCATCCTGAAGTTATATTCTCCTTCAAGAAGCCCGAATATGGCTTGTATCCTAGTGTCATTCAAGAAAGGACCAGCTGAATAAGTACTCATGAGTCATGATGGAGCTTCGGAAGATCACTATGTACAGTGGTTTACATACAGAGAGATGCCATTACACTATCTCAGCATAGTATACATGATTATACAAGGAATTTCCAACCTTTACAGTCTAACATTCTGCTCAATGTCTTTTCTTTGTGATAGTCTTCCTTCCTTTTCTACTATTTCCTTCCTACAGTAGTTGTCCAAAAATCTAATGACTTCTCCAACTTCCACCAAATGGGCTGATAGGAGACCTTCCTAATTATACAATACGTTTTCATACACGCTATAGTTTACTTGCTTTTCCCATTAAATGGAGATAAAGTAatgtaacatagttagttaggttgaaaaaagacacatacccatcaagttcaaccctttaagtctatatataacctgcctaactgccagttgatccagaggaaggcaaaaaaaacatttgaaacctcttcaatttgcctcagagggggaaaaattccttcctgactccataatggtaatgggaccagtccctggatcaacttgtactatgagctctctcccatatccctgtattccctcacttgctaaacaccatccaaccccttcttatacttAATGcctaatatttaatatatcagcctgtaccactgattcaaatttgtctgacatgacttatccttcataaagtcatgctgattgctgctcataatgccattcactaggacaacattttgaatgtgatcccttaacaagccttcaaataatctgcccaccacagatgtcaaactcaCTGGCCTATAATTGGCAGGCTGAGATTATAATccgtttttaaatattggaatgacatcaagTGTCCTCCAATCCAtatgtaccataccagatgaaagtgaatcttagaaaatcagaaatagaagcCAGTCTAAAACTAAaccaagctctcttagaacctgggggtgtatttattaaaggtttatgAATCATATCTTGAGTTAGCCACTAGATTGATCTGAGCCAACATTGCAGCTAAGAAGTGaatctgggaactctgactcctctgttgtatacactgaagaaaataactgatttagcacatttgcctttttctgtattCTGTTTCTGTATTCTGGTATCAGTATTTAAAGGCGCTaaactctcaacccacatctttttactttttggggttagtcttagcctctgctgcaatgtGCTCCtaatttcctatctttgccttccgaattgctgatttacaacatttattatagtgtttatattcattaaatgcagcttctgtcccaacagacttgtagttattaaatgcctttctcttctttcctattaacttatgtacttctatattaagccacatagggtgctTCTTGACAACCATTTCtgctctgtgtttttagctgaaaacttaatgccccaatcaatgctctgaagggcaacCCTTAAGGtactaaaattagtttttctgaaattcttggtttttgttgccccagtatatttttgttttttgcaccaaacattaaatgatataacattatggtcactattacccaggggttcaatgacttgcacatttgctataagttctggctcattagagatcactagatccagaatagcattttttctggttggctcctcaacaacctgtgccataaaattgtcatgtaacagtttataaacttgttcccattaactgatctggcagtactgttgctccagtcaatatctggctaattaaaatcccacattttcattactttagccAAACTATCAGCCTTTTCTAGTTGCAACGGGAGCTTCGCCTCcttctcctcacttacattagggggtctaaaGCGACTCCTCCAATAAAATtatctaacataacctcctcctttatatgagcttttaaatcctgcctaacaaacagacatacccctcctccttttctattgcctctgtccctgggaaacaaagtatagccactgatatttactgcccagtcatgtgactcattctgacatgtttcagccaatcacatcatattttccttccatcaccagcagctccagctctcccattttaccagtcagactcattgcatttgtaaacatacatttaatactggtaccatattgaacatatgacatgtggccCTCCCTgcccttaacagtacccccaaacAAATCTCCTCCCCCAAAAGGATGGATGATGTAGAAATAGATTAATTTGCCTTTGTAATACATGGCACCCTCTATATCTACAAACTGATGGAGAATGAAGCTGGAAAGGTATATTGAGAAAGTAACAAGTAGGCACCTTCCTCCAAAACATTTCCCTGTAAACACAGAAGAAATAATAATACTCTTGAGTATCTACTCTGTAGTAATGGAAACATAAGTGAGCTGTGTCTAGCGctcatatagaaaaaaataatcatcATCAATAGGACTAATGCATTTTCCTATCTTTATGCAGCAGCCAACACCGGAGAGGTACCAATATGGAGAACTCCTCATACTCGCACCCTTCGCTGCTGACCCTCGGTTTTGGGCAAATGATGGAAATCAAGTATTTCTACAGTGCTTtggttttactttgttttgtggtGATTGTTGTGTCCAACAGTGCAGTAATCAGTGCCATAATGATGCACAGGAGTTTGCAGGAACCAATGTTCATCTTCGTTGCTTTTCTGTGTTTCAATGGACTCTACGGGAGCCTGATTTTTTACCCTATTCTCTTTGTAAACCTTCTCTCCAAAACCCAAGTGATTTCCTATGTCGGTTGTATAATACAGGTGTTCTGCAATCACACTTACATTGGCTGTGAGCTCACAATTCTGGCGGTCATGTCATTTGACCGGTACGTGTGCATCTGTAACCCTCTGAGATACAACAGCATCATGTCATTAGCCACAGTTTTAAAGCTGATTAGTGCAGCCTGGTTGTATGTGATCATCCTCATTACTATCCTCGTGATGTTGACCATCCGCCTGCCCCTGTGTAGCTCAGTCATACAGAAGATCTACTGTGACAACTGGTCAGTGGTGAGACTCTCCTGCATAGACACAACAGTCAACAATGTATATGGGCTTCTTATTACAGGAGCTATTATTGGCATAATACCAGTGCTTATCTTGGTCTCCTATGCTCGGATTCTGTGGGTGTGCATGCAGTCCTCTAAGGTTTTCAGAGCCAAAGCTTTGCAGACTTGCACCCCACATCTCATAACTCTCGCCTATTTTGTAGCTGACATACTTTTTGAGATACTACTGCCTCGATTTCCAAGTACCATGTTGCCCTATGGACTCAGGATCCTCATGTCAGTGCAGAACTTTGTCATAGCACCCATTCTTCACCCCCTTATCTATGGCTATAAACTAAGGGAGATTAGACTAAGGGTGCTCCAGATGCTTGGTGCAAAACAAAtcacagatttaaaaaataatctatgAATGTGATGACCCTCAAGGGACTGTTTGGATGACAACAGCTACTGggtatctttttattcagtttttttgatCTCCGTTGCATTGCTTAAGACAAACCATTTAAAAGCAAGGATAAGAACACAGAAATAATGGGATATATACATTGTTGGCCATAGGGTATTTGTCCCATCCGAGATGTGGCACCAATATTACACTGAACGAGTGAAAGATAAAAAAATCAATGAGGAGCAGAAGGAGATGAGGTCACTGGTGGGAGACTCTTTATTGGACCTTTATAAGTAAAAACCTCACAGGGTGTTTCGTGAAGTTCCAGTGACCATTAGAAAGAGAAAGGGGCCTCTGATTTCCAAAAGAAAGCAACTATTGAACTATGTGTCCAATATTTTACTTGTAATTCTCAAGACAGTGCTACTTGGAAacgagtagggatgcaccgaatccaggattcggttcgggattcggccaggattcggcctttttcagcaggattcggattcagcagaatccttctgcccgggccgaactgaatccgaaccctaatttacatattcaaattaggggcggggagggaaatcgcgtgactttttgttacaaaacaaggaagtaaaaaatgttttccccttccccttttcggccgaatccttcgccaaggattcgggggttcggccgaatccaaaatagtggattcggtgcatccctacagccCCCTTGCCACACCCCAAGCCACACCCCCATGTCACACCCCCACACACCATGCCTtataaactacattacactacacaagactgggaaacattcattaaataaaatagaagtcttatattgccctacacatgtgcccactgtttagttTAAACGAGTACTGCTCCAGTTGATGGAAGGCCACGAGAGCGATTTGTGGGGGCTGCTTTAGACAAAAGTTATAGCAGATAATAGGTCTAATGGTGGGACCTGTGCAACTGCCCCTTTCCCTGTTTATAACATATTGACACTGTCCTGTGTTTGATGTTTTTATGTCATTTGACAAAGGAACCTGAgcattaagggctattccacacggggagatagcgacgcgtttgcggtcgcggcgacaaagcgccgcgacagtcgccgccaccggcgcaggcgacagttttgtatgggcgcctatgtaaaaacgcctgtgctaaccacacgaggcgatgcgcttttcaacagtcgcctgaaaatgcctcgccaagctttttcaggcgactgttgaaaagcgcatcgcctcgtgtggttagcacaggcgtatttacataggcgcccatacaaaactgtcgcctgcgccggtcgcggcgctttgtcgccgcgaccgcaaacgcgtcgctatctccccgtgtggactagccctaaatctCATGTTTGATCATTATCAATCCATCACAGTAATTAACAAGGCTTACAAGACTATTAGCATTAATGTATAATTTCCCATCTGAATTAATTAGAACAATAGATATTATTATCAGTAACATTTTATTTGGTGTTTAATGTTTCacatgtgatgatgatgatgatgatcggTAGACAGATTATTAGATTCTATTAAGGCAAGGCCTTTCGTATCTCAGCAGATATTtaataggctatgattaagtatctgctgAGATACGAACCGAAACCAAAGAACCAAATAAATAAACTTGACTTTTATTATGTCTGTGTGGAGGAATggtcatttgagtgcctgctcaactacATTACGCTTTGGATCTGCTCAGGGCTTTGCACCTAAACCTCCTCCTATACTTGGTGAGTTTACTTTGTGACCTCTTTTCATTTATAATGAgtagacagtagtgatgggcgaatttattcgccaggcgcgaattcgcggcgaatttgcgcgattcgccgccagcgaataaattcgcgaatctcccgcgaaaattcgcggaaaaaaattcgccggcgtcaaatttttttttcgaaaaacggacgccggcgtcaaaaacgggcgccggcgtcggaaaaacggtcgccggcgtcaaaaacgggcgccggcgtcaaaaacgagacgccggcgccgtttcgcgaatttttcgccgtttcgcgaatttcgcgcgaaattcgcgaattttccggcgaaacggcgcaaattcgcccatcactagtagacagACACTGGTATagttttttcctccgaaaaaccTATTCTTCATATGATATGAAAAATTGTTGAGTTTTGCACAGATTAGGGAGATTTGGGAAAATTAACAGCCTCAGAACGAGAGTTTTCCTTTCCCCCATAtgtagttactgtatataattaatttgggttgaaCTGGGCCAAAGAGCTCCATGAGAATGACATTTAAAAACAGCATGATGAGCTAATCATACCATATATGGAATGTTACTACAAACAATGTTTAAGTGCTCCTATTGAATAGCTATAGGTACACTGACCATAAGCCTAATAAATTGCTGCAATGCCACTGGCCATTATTAAGCACCAGAGAGCATCCAAGGAAAAGCGCCTAAAAgtctggccaagttgggattggttaaaCTGGAAAATTGGAAAtgctcactatatataaatatataaggggatatgatcactatatataaatatataaggggatataatcactatatataaatatataacggggatatgatcactatatataaatatataagggggatatgatcactatatataaatatataagggggtatgatcactatatataaatatataagggggatatgatcactatatataaatatataaggggatatgctcactatatataaatatataaggggatatgctcactatatataaatatataaggggaataagAATATATAAGgcgggacagtaatgaaatagagaaagtacagagaagagcgactaagctgataaagggaatggaaaggatcagttatggggaaaggcaagttgtgattggttacactggagaagagacagtcaaGGGggtataaatgcaagttatacactaaatggcagtgtgttgggagtttccttaaatgagaaggatcttggggtctttgtagataacaagttgtctaattctgggcagtgtcattctgtggctactaaagcaaataaagttcttgtataaaaaaagggcattaactcaagggatgaaacataattctgtctctttataggtcccattgtaaggtctcatctggagtatgggggcagttttggctccagtccttaaaggataaccaaacctttttttattaaaatcccctaccctacatagaccccctccctgccccccccccccagcctaggtgttaccctgggtaaatgcccctaactctttatttacccctcgttgcagattcagggcaccatctttttctctttgtaatctccgggtcttcttctggtgcttcagcaatttcagTGGCTTTCGGCATATGCACAGTTGTTCAGGGCTGGCACATTGCACCAACTGCGCATCCCCCAAAACGCCGCTCTCTTCCCGAAAATTACAAAcgagaagatggcgcccttgcGAGGGGACACGATTACTCTATACAAGTACATTCAGGGGCGCTGCTATAATGAGGCCGACAGAGAATCTCGCCTGAGGCGGCAAAATGCTCTTGTGCCTTCACCTTCCAGTCAGTTCCCTCCTACTGGCTGCTGCCCCTGGCCCTGACTTGTCCGCTGGGATGTGCGGAGTGCGGTGCCAGTCAGTGTGTCACGTGACGACGTGTGTAACATTCTGCGCTGCACTCCCCTGCTCCCTGGCTGCTTACGTGACGCCGATGATGTCACTGGCTCTTataaattttttggggtaccctccccccccctacatttcctaacatatggcacctaaactaaacagtgggcacatgtgtagggcaatataagacttctattttatttaatgaatgtttcccagtcttgtgtagtgtaatgtagtttataAGGCATGGTGTGTGGGGGCGTGACATGGGGGTGTGGCTTGGGGCGTGGCAAGGGGGCGCATTGTCATGCTTTCGCCTCAGGCAACATAAACGCCAGAATCACCCCtgagtacattagagggcattatagaccaaTAGCGGGGGACATTTATTCGTAGACTATAGCAAGAGAACTTTCAGTAgaagcagagtagggggttcatcacagtgaggaaagtgaggttggggaatgcactgccgggtgatgattcagttaatgcagggatccccaacctttagaacccgtgagcaacattcagaagtaaaaggagttggggagcaccactagtatgaaaaatgttcctgggtgcaaaataagggctgtgattggccattaagtagctcctatgtggattgtcagctaacaccaaggctctgtttggcagtgcacctggtttttatacaaccaaaacttgcctcaaagtctgtaattcaaaaataatcacctgctttgaggccactgggagcaacatccaaggggttggagagcaacatgttactcacgagctactggttggggatcactgagttaatgactataagagggacttggatgatttcttggacagacataatacaaaggctattgtgatactaaactctatagttggtgtatgaatatatatatatagttatgtgagtgtatggaggggtgtgtgtatggggctgggcttcatttggaggggctgaacttgatagactttggtctattttcaatccaacttaactatgtaactatgtaactatattaccCCAAGGTATGACATGGGTTTAGGGTTATGGCACACTGGATATTTTGGGTGCCACTATATGATCATAATACCTTTAAATTCATATAGGTTGTTTGACACTGACATTGCAGAGTTATGTCCATTGAAATTCCATGCACAATGCGCTTGAGTCAACTTTCCCTCATTTATAATAACACCAGTGACCATTTACTAATTGCACCTAGTATGGCACCTAAGCCAGGACATATGTATAGGGCTCCCTATAGTTCATCCCCAGTATCAAACCCCTTCATCCTGGTTGGTGTTTTACACTTTCCCACAAAGGACAGAGTTAACTTTGCCTTCATTTTGGGATCATTTGATACAGGTTCTCTTGCCCTGCTTGGGAATAGGTTAGTAGTGCCCATGTTCAAGAGACATCCTTGTGAAACGTGTGATTCATCTGCTCATGACCTTTAAGGAAAAGAGGTGATATGGAACCTACTTTCAGTGAGAAACCATCTCCCTCAAGCATCTTAACTTGAGTATAAGGCCAGCAATAAAGAATGGCTTGTAACTAGTAGACCCGGGGTCCAGGTGCACCCCCATGGACCTACAGCATATTCTAGGCAGAGGAATTTAAAGTAACTGGGgtgcagtaaatgtgttgtaGTGGGACTTGAATGCATATTGAGTCTCCTACACCAGGGAGAGAAACCATATGAGAGAAAGAACTTCCAGTTGACCAGGtgattaaaatatgaatttaccaGTTCTGGGAAATACTTAGTTCACAATTCTCAATCAAAATTTGTAGTGTCTGAAATAACAGATGATGGGCTCTTATGtccttatggggcccctggcaAAAGCCccatttgcccatttattaaaagctCTATACCTGGGGAAGACTGTAAATACAGTGCACACTTACCCCTAATTCTATATCTATGTGTCACTTGAGGAATGGAATCAGTAAAGTCAACAAACACACCTAGAACAAGGAACAACTCATAAACAACACTATAACCAGTGAAACAAAACCAtgcctagatatgaggaacatctcataCAACTACTCCTTATAGAAGCCACCCAACGTACCCATCATTCTATTGCATTTGCCCCATGGCATAGTGGAATATCTGAAGGCAGAAGCCAGTTATATGTACATATTTAATGAATGACAGACACAAAATGATCCATCGGGTTAGAACTTGTGAAATgcacctttatttattttcttaaggcAGCAAAGAACTTTAGCATTCAGCTTTTTGGTCCTCATCCCATAAATCAAGGGGTTTAGAAAAGGAGGCAGCACCAAGGTAGTTAAGCAGAGAAGAGCACTTAAAACAGCAGAGTTTTTGCGCCCGACTCTGTAGCGGATAAACACAAACAAGACTCCAATAAAGAATACAGAGAAATTGAGTATGTGGGTGACCAATGTGTGGACAGATCTCTTGTAGGTTTCGCTGGTCAAGCGGAGGCAGACCAAGGAAATCTGTAAGTAAGAATAGCAGATGAGCAGCATGCAAACGATTAAATAGGCTGAGAACAGAACTGTCCCGTAGAAATAATTGATGGAATTATCTACACAAGACAAGAACACAAGGCCCATGTTATCACAAACAATGCTGTTGATTTGGGTCCCACATAGAGGGAGCCTGGCTGACAGTAATATAGCAATGAGGACAGAAATATAGTTAACGATGGAACAACTGACCAGCAGATACAGAACTGTCTCCTTGGTCATCAGGGTGGGATATCTCAAGGGATGGCACACGGCTAAGTAAGTGTCGTATGCCATAATGGTGAAAATACATATTTCAGAAATTGGGAAAGCTccaatgcagaatgcttgggtgAAACAGCCAACCCGTGAGATGCAGTTTGACCGCGTGAGaagatcaatcatcatttttggCACAAATGTTGAGCTTCCTAAAATCCCATTGAGGACAAGACTGGCAATAAGAATGTACATGGGTTCATGGAGACTTTGTTCAGCCCAGATCACAAACGCAAGGGTCAAACTGAAGAACAGGGTGAAGCTGTAGGTGAGAATACAGAGAACACAATACAGGAATCTGGAACCTTCTGTCTCCACCATCCCAAGTAGCACAAAACTGTTGCTGGTGTTGCAGGCATTATCCATAATTAATTAGCCTGGATCAGCTGCCCCCTAACcctgagaaataaaatagagaAAGATGAGCAGAGGTTCTGATAGTGGTGGCTTGGCATTATCATTAGAGGCACAGTGATAGGTCcactaaaaaaacaatatattaaggGTTCTATAACTCTGCAATATTATGATGATTTGATGAACACTCTGAATCTCTGTAAAAATCAGTTTTACATGACTTGTGCAATTTGCATCCTAAAATGTCACCCATACTATAAACTGTTATTGACTCCCAGAAGTAAATGAGACAAAGATTCGCAGCATTTAATGGCTCAGTGACTCCCAGAATTAAATGATACAGAGACTGCCAACATTAAATGCTACAAAACTCGAcaaacagacggcacttctggaattaGGTTTATTGGAGTTGCTTCTGTAGAAACCTAACAcgtttcgggagtagatcccttagtcataggttcctatgggatctactcccgaaacgcgttaggtttctaCAGCAGCGACTCCAATAAACCtaattccagaagtgccgtctgtttgTCGAGTTTTGTAGCGTTCACaatggggacactgtttgactgagcacctggatagAGGGAagagcggtgagcagtagcggtctttctttgttctttatttgcCAACATTAAATGGTTTAGTTACTCCCAGCATTACATTTTACAGTGagtcccagcattaaatggcacattgattcccagcattaaaaagtacagtgattcccagcattaaatggcagaatgactcccagcattaaatggtacagtgagtcccagcattaaatggtacagttatttcccagcattaaatggcataGTGATTCCCAGTATTAAATGTTACAGTGACTCCCAGTATTAAATAGCACAAtgattcccagcattaaatgTTACAGTGACTCCCAGTATTAAATTGTACATTGACTCCCAGTAT
Proteins encoded:
- the LOC108709047 gene encoding olfactory receptor 52D1, whose product is MSGHILAHDHPEVIFSFKKPEYGFSQHRRGTNMENSSYSHPSLLTLGFGQMMEIKYFYSALVLLCFVVIVVSNSAVISAIMMHRSLQEPMFIFVAFLCFNGLYGSLIFYPILFVNLLSKTQVISYVGCIIQVFCNHTYIGCELTILAVMSFDRYVCICNPLRYNSIMSLATVLKLISAAWLYVIILITILVMLTIRLPLCSSVIQKIYCDNWSVVRLSCIDTTVNNVYGLLITGAIIGIIPVLILVSYARILWVCMQSSKVFRAKALQTCTPHLITLAYFVADILFEILLPRFPSTMLPYGLRILMSVQNFVIAPILHPLIYGYKLREIRLRVLQMLGAKQITDLKNNL